TGAGAAAACGTTTGGCGAGAAAGTAACGGATATCGAGGTATTGCCACCTTCCGGTTCCTATCGGGAATATTGCCGGTTGGTTTCGGACAAACGTAACGTGATTGGTGCCTGGAATGAAGACGATAAAGAAAACCGGGCGTTTATCGAATTTTCGAAAGCGTTGCGGACAAGTGGTATCAATGCGCCGGAGATATACAGCGAGGAAACCGAAAAGCATATTTATCTGCAGCAGGATTTGGGGAATACCACCTTGTTCCAGTTTCTGAGTGATGTTCGTGAAAAAGATGGTTTTTCGGAGAAGATAGTCGATGTGTACCGCAAGGTGGTGTCGCAGTTGCCAAAAGTACAGATTGAGGCCGGGAAGAATATCGATTATAGCTATTGTTATCCGCGCGATGCATTCGATCGGCAATCGATGATGTGGGACCTGAACTACTTCAAGTATTATTTTCTGAAGTTGGCCAAGATTTCGTTCGACGAACAATCGCTGGAGGACGATTTTCAGCGTTTCACCGATTATTTGCTGGAGGTTGAAAGAGACTTTTTCCTCTATCGCGATTTCCAAAGTCGCAACGTGATGTTGATGGACGGCGAACCCTGGTTCATCGATTACCAGGGAGGACGAAAAGGAGCGTTGCAATACGATTTGGCATCATTGCTGTATGATTCGAAAGCCGACATTCCGCAACCGGTTCGAGATGAGTTACTGGAAGCATATCTCGATGAATTAGAAAAATATCATCCGGTTAACCGGAAAGATTTCCGTGAATATTTCTACGGCTACGTTTTGATTCGTATGATGCAGTCGATGGGGGCGTATGGATTCCGTGGATTTTATGAAAAGAAAGAGCACTTCCTGAAGAGTATCCCGTATGCGTTGGAGAACCTGGTGATTGTGCTCGATAAATTTTCGTTCCCAATTGAGTTGCCGGAACTGGAAAAGGTTCTCCGTTCGTTGCCGGAATCAGAAACACTGAAGAAGATTGCGTCGAAGCAGGATGAAATGACGGTTCGGATTACCAGCTTTTCATATAAGAAAGGAGTACCACAAGATCCTTCCGGGAACGGAGGCGGCTATATTTTTGACTGTCGCGCTGTGCACAATCCCGGTAGGTACGATCAATACAAAACCCTGACGGGAAAAGACCCGGAAGTCATTTCTTTCTTTGAAGAAGAATCGGAAATGGAAGATTTTCTCCGGCCTGTTTTCAATTTGGTCGATCAAAGCGTGGAGAAATATATCGAACGCAAGTTTAACCATCTGATGGTGAGTTTTGGGTGTACCGGAGGGCAGCATCGCTCGGTGTACGCGGCGGAACGGCTTACAGAACACCTGAAAAACAAATATCCGGTTCGTGTTGTTACTTTCCACAGAGAGCAGGAAGCTCTGTGATTAGTAGCAAAAAGTAGTTATGTCAAAAACTTTGTGTAAGTCGAAGAAGGAGTACAAACCTCCTGAGAATCCTAAGTACGAGTGCAAGAAATGCGGCAAAGTGACCTTGAAGGAAAAAAAGGTCTGCAAGCCTCGGAAAGTAAAAAGTTAATTTATTCAACAGAATACATGATGTCGGCGGTTTACTCTGTGAACCGCCGATGTTTTTTTATTTTCGTGAAGAAACAAAAAGTCAATTTTTAAATATTGCCGAAACCTATGAAAGCCCTGATTTTTGCAGCGGGTCTGGGAACCCGCCTTCGTCCGCTCACCGATAACAAGCCCAAAGCCTTGGTGGAAGTTGCCGGAAAAACTTTGCTTCAACGAGCCATCGAAAAGGTGAGTAGTGCCGGCTTTGAAGAGATTGTGGTGAACATTCATCATTTCGGCGACCAGATTATTGACTTCCTGGAAAGGAATAACAACTTTGGACTGGATATCCGAATTTCCGATGAGCGCGATGAATTGCTCGATACAGGCGGAGGCATACTGAAGGCCCGGCCGTTGCTGGAAGATTCGGAACCTTTCCTGGTGTACAATGTAGATGTATTGTGCTCCCTCGATTTGAAAAAGTTACTGCAATGGCACAAGGAACGTAAGGCGCTGGCTACATTAGTTGTTCGCAGGCGGGACACTTCTCGTTATTTGTTGTTCGATGAGGATATGCAATTGTCCGGTTGGACCAATATCAAAACCGGTGAAGTGAAAATGGCCCGGCAAACACCGAAAGTCGAAAAGTTCGCTTTTAGCGGCATTCATATCATCGAGCCTTCCGTTTTTCCCTTAATTACTGAAACGGGCAAATTTCCAATTATTCACATGTATTTGCGGTTAGCTGCGCAGAATGCCATTTATGGATTCGAAGATACTTCAGATTTGTGGATGGATTTGGGCAAACTGGAGCAGTTGCAGGTTGCCGAAGAAAGACTCTCAGAATAACGAACATCCCGGTAGGAAAATGTCTTGTCCTGAAATAGCTTGACGTAAAAAGTCAGGAAAATGAAGAAAGGAAAAGAGGCCATGTTAAGCGATCACATGGAAGGATTTCAGGAAAAACCGATTAATTACAATGCTTACGAAGTTAGTTTCAGGCGCTGGTTGGTCGGCCAGATAGATGCAGAAAAGATGAGTTTTCAGCAGGCACGCGACCGGTTTGATTTAGGTTCCCAGTACCGGCGCATTATCAGGAACTGGCAGGAACGTTATTCCGATGATATTCACTTATCTTTACAGGCGATGAGTGGAAAAGAAAGAACAGATGTAAAAGCGCTGGAGAAGCGTATCAAAGAGCTGGAAAAACAGCTTGAACTGGCGAAGATGAAAAATGTGGGCCTGAATACGATGATTGACATTGCTGAGCAGGACTACAAATTAGAGATTCGAAAAAAGTCTGGCCCCAAACAGTAGATGTACTGGCACACATGTACCCGTTGGTATCCAAATCGGTACTGTGTGAACTGTTTGGGTTTAGCCGCCAGGCCTGGTACGATAGCAAAAAGCGTCACTCAGTAAAACAAATGCAGGAGGTGTTCATTTTGAAGCAGGTAAAAATACTTCGCCGCGAACATCCCCGCATGGGAGCAGAGAAACTCCTTTTATTACTGACTTCCACACTACAGGAACACAACATCAAATACGGAAGAGACAAGTTTTTCAACCTGCTCGGGGAGCACGGTTTGTTGGTGCGGCGCCGTAAGCGGGGCCCGAAAACCACTAATTCGAACCATTTTTACCGTAAATATCCCAATCTAATCCGGGATATCGAACTGGTCAGTTCAGGCAGACTCTGGGTCAGTGATATTACTTACCTGCGAACCGAAAAAGGCTTTGTCTACCTGTCCCTGGTAACCGATGCCTATTCGAAGAAAATTGTCGGATGGAGCCTCTGGCCCGACCTGACCAGTGAAGGGGCCTTAAATGCCCTAAGAATGGCCGTTGCCGGCGAAGGTGTAAAGCCGAACCTGATTCATCACTCCGACAGGGGGATTCAGTATTGCTGCAATGATTACGTGAACTACCTGAAAGGAGCTAAAATCAACATATCTATGACTGAAAACGGAGACCCTTATGAAAATGCGGTAGCCGAACGTGTTAATGGTATTCTGAAGGGAGAGTACAGCTTACAGGACACTTTTGCCGATTATCACGCAGCCCTGGAAGCGGTAAAACTCGCTGTATACAAATACAATCATAAACGGCCGCATCGTAGTGTGGACATGATGTTCCCCACTGATGCACATAAGCAAACCGGAACATTAAAGAAACACTGGAAAAAGCGGTCCTATCCGTTGAAGCGTGAATCAGGTGATACATAAAAATCTGTCGAACGAACCCGGTGTAAGAGAAAACCTGTGATGAGAGAACAGGAATAACAGAGAGAGTTTCCGGCTACTTCAGGGTTTAGAAACAATCTGAACTCTGTTTTCAGGTTTTACTCTTACAAACGACGGACCGGGCAGGAAGATAAAAAGAAGTATATTTGGAATCCAGTTGTTACGAAATAACAAGCAACCGGACTCACCAATTAAGTATAAATCTGTCAAGCTATTTTAGGGGAGGTCAAAATATTTAGGAGAGGTCAATTGCTACACGTGCGGCATGGGCTGCTACAGGTCAGTGGTGCGTTGCTACACATACGGCGTGGCCTGCTACCTGTCAGTCTTGTGTTGCTACACATACGGCACGGCTTGCTACCAGTCAGTCGTGTGTTGCTTCGTGCGGGGTACTTACTGCTACACGCGGGTATCGGTGGGATGTGGCAGAGACTGAAAGCATTTCGTCCTAAAACGAATTTTCGGATGCAAAAAAGGTGTCCCTGTCGGTTAACTCCAGCGTTTGGAAACTGCAGAGCTACCTCGGGGACACCTTCTTTTTTTATCCTATCGGGAATGCCGGTTATTTGTCTTTTGTTCCTTTTTCAGGAAGCAACGCAACACTTATGTAGTTGTTGAAATCCCAAACCCATTTGGCTGCCTTCTGCAATTCTTTTGGATTCAGGGCATTTACCTCGGTATTGAACTGGTTGAAGGTTGAGAAATCACCGTCATGATTCAGGTAGTACGATTTCAGTGCGCTCAGCCAGTAGCTGTTTTCACGGAGATTGGTTTCACGCTCACGCAACATCTTTTCCATTGCTTTGTGTACTTCTTCCTGAGACGGACCATTTTTGAGCAGATCCTTGATTTCATCGAAAACAGCTGTTTTCAGTGTGTCAATTTTCTCCGGAGCGGTACCATAATAAATCGTCATGGTATATTCCGGTTCCGGAAGTTTATTGAACGAAGGTTGTGCTCCGATGTAATATACACTGGATTTGTCCTCGCGAATGCTTTCCAGCAAACGGGTGGTGAGAATTTTAGCCAATGCGTCGAGTTCAACGATGTCTTTCGTATCGTAGTTCAGCTTACCATGGAATTGGATGTACTGAATACTTTTCGGTTCGGTTCCTTTATATACTTTCTTTTCGACAGCACCTTTTGGTGGACGGATACCCAAATCCTTCCAGTGATCGGTTTTACCGGTTGTAGGCAACGAAGCCAGGTAAGTTTCTACCAGCGGTTTCATTTTGTCGAAGTCGATGTTACCAACAAAGATGAATTTGAAATCGCCTGCATTGGAAAACCGGTCTTTATCGATAGCCTTGATGCGATCGAAATTCGCCTCTTTCAGGGTTTGTTTTGTCAAAGGACGAACCCACGGACTGTAATTGCTGGCAACCACGCGGAAGGTATCGGAGAAGGCCGCTTCCGGAGAAGCTTTCCGGTTGTCGAGCTGACTCTCCATCCGGGTCATGAAAGAGTTGAAGGCCGATTGGTCAACGCGCGGATGAGTGAAATAGAGGTTCACCAGTTTCATCAGCGTTTCAACATCCTTTTTCGAAGAAGACCCCTGGAACCCTTGAGTAATCTGGCGGATAAACGGATCGACATTTGCTACTTTGCCGGCCAGTTTTTTGTCCAGCTCGGGAGCCGTAAAGTCAGAAAGTCCGCTCATCTGCATGATGGTAGCTGCAAAATCAGTGGAAACGTCGTCCGATGGCGAGTAAACCGAATATCCACCCGGTCCGTAAGCTGAGAAAAGAATTTCGTCATCTTTGAAATCCGTTTTCTTCAGAATGACTTTGGCACCATTGGAAAGTGTCCACTCTTCTGCATTTACTTCCGGAATTTTCTTCTCGCTGACAATCTTACCAGGAGTTGGTTGTTCAGGCATCAGCGGTGCATCGGAAACCTGATCTTTATATGGCTTGATTTTAGCCGTGTCTACTTCCGCCAGAAGCTTTTTGACATCGTCGTTGGTCGGAACCGGAACGCCTTTCACGTCCGGAGCGGTGATAATTACCACGCGGTTATCCGGTGTCAACCATTTTTTCGCAAGGGCGTCCACGTCAGCCAGGGTAATGGTTGGCATCAATTCCTTATAATACTGATACTCCTTGTCAAGTCCCGGAACGGGCTCTTTCCGCTCCAGAAAGTTGCGGCTGTATTCGTTGGCAATACTGATAGATTGGCGTTTGTCACGATCGTTGTAAGCGGTTTCCATCGAGCTCATCATCGACGCTTTTGCACGCTTCAATTCACTTTCGGTAAAGCCATAATCTTTCACTCGCTGGTTCTCGATAAGCACGGCTTTCAATCCTTCCGGAATTTTTCCCGGATGGGTAACGACCATGGAGGAATAAACATCCACCGGGCCGACCAAGCCGCCATAGCTGGAGCGTGCAAATACAAACGGAGGATTTTCTTTTTGCGCAATTTCCGACAAACGAGCATTGATCATGCTGTTGTACAGGCTGTGCATCATCATTTCGCGGTAGCCACCAACGGTTGTGTCGAGCTCCATGGGATGCTTGATGTACAAATTAGCTGAAGAATAGGTTGCTTCGGGGTCGGTGACGACTTTGATGAGGGTACCTTTTTGGAAAGGAACATCGTATGAAGGCTTTTTGCGTTCGTTTTTGTGAATCGGAATTTGAGAGAATTTCTCTTTTACCTCCTGAACCATTTTTTTCTGGTCGAAATCGCCCACAACAATGACAGCTTGCAGATCGGGACGATACCAGTCGTTGCGGAAACGACGAACAGCTGACGGAGGACAACTGTCGACGACCGACATTTTCCCGATAGGTAAACGGTCGGCATAATGTGAATCTTTGAAGAACACCGGCAGCCACTGTTTCATCATGCGCTGCTGTGCACCTTGTCCGCCGCGCCACTCTTCGTGAATGACACCACGTTCTTTGTTAATTTCGTCGTTCGAATCGGTCACCTGGGAAGCCCAGTCGTAAAGAACCTGCAGGCCTTTGTTCATATATTTAGCGCTGTCGAGTGGTACTTTCAACATGTACACAGTCTGGTCGAAGCCGGTGTAAGCATTGATTTCCGGTCCGAATTCCATACCGATGGATTCGAAATAATTCACGAGCTCATTTTTGGGGAAATTTTTGGTCCCGTTGAAGCTCATGTGCTCGCAAAAGTGGGCGAGTCCCTGTTGGTCGTCATCTTCGAGAATGGAGCCGGCTGATACAACCAGCATCAATTCTGCACGGTTTTTCGGGGTGTGGTTGGCCCGAACATAATAGGTTAGTCCGTTTTTCAATACACCTTTGTCCGTCTTCGGATCAAAAGGAATTTTAGCTTTTAAATCCGGCACCTGGGCATAAGAACCCATCGCCAAAAAAATGGTCAACAGAC
This Prolixibacter sp. NT017 DNA region includes the following protein-coding sequences:
- a CDS encoding phosphotransferase; protein product: MKKTTQQHIIGLFEKTFGEKVTDIEVLPPSGSYREYCRLVSDKRNVIGAWNEDDKENRAFIEFSKALRTSGINAPEIYSEETEKHIYLQQDLGNTTLFQFLSDVREKDGFSEKIVDVYRKVVSQLPKVQIEAGKNIDYSYCYPRDAFDRQSMMWDLNYFKYYFLKLAKISFDEQSLEDDFQRFTDYLLEVERDFFLYRDFQSRNVMLMDGEPWFIDYQGGRKGALQYDLASLLYDSKADIPQPVRDELLEAYLDELEKYHPVNRKDFREYFYGYVLIRMMQSMGAYGFRGFYEKKEHFLKSIPYALENLVIVLDKFSFPIELPELEKVLRSLPESETLKKIASKQDEMTVRITSFSYKKGVPQDPSGNGGGYIFDCRAVHNPGRYDQYKTLTGKDPEVISFFEEESEMEDFLRPVFNLVDQSVEKYIERKFNHLMVSFGCTGGQHRSVYAAERLTEHLKNKYPVRVVTFHREQEAL
- a CDS encoding IS3 family transposase yields the protein MYPLVSKSVLCELFGFSRQAWYDSKKRHSVKQMQEVFILKQVKILRREHPRMGAEKLLLLLTSTLQEHNIKYGRDKFFNLLGEHGLLVRRRKRGPKTTNSNHFYRKYPNLIRDIELVSSGRLWVSDITYLRTEKGFVYLSLVTDAYSKKIVGWSLWPDLTSEGALNALRMAVAGEGVKPNLIHHSDRGIQYCCNDYVNYLKGAKINISMTENGDPYENAVAERVNGILKGEYSLQDTFADYHAALEAVKLAVYKYNHKRPHRSVDMMFPTDAHKQTGTLKKHWKKRSYPLKRESGDT
- a CDS encoding nucleotidyltransferase family protein; this encodes MKALIFAAGLGTRLRPLTDNKPKALVEVAGKTLLQRAIEKVSSAGFEEIVVNIHHFGDQIIDFLERNNNFGLDIRISDERDELLDTGGGILKARPLLEDSEPFLVYNVDVLCSLDLKKLLQWHKERKALATLVVRRRDTSRYLLFDEDMQLSGWTNIKTGEVKMARQTPKVEKFAFSGIHIIEPSVFPLITETGKFPIIHMYLRLAAQNAIYGFEDTSDLWMDLGKLEQLQVAEERLSE
- a CDS encoding pitrilysin family protein — translated: MKKLILGLLTIFLAMGSYAQVPDLKAKIPFDPKTDKGVLKNGLTYYVRANHTPKNRAELMLVVSAGSILEDDDQQGLAHFCEHMSFNGTKNFPKNELVNYFESIGMEFGPEINAYTGFDQTVYMLKVPLDSAKYMNKGLQVLYDWASQVTDSNDEINKERGVIHEEWRGGQGAQQRMMKQWLPVFFKDSHYADRLPIGKMSVVDSCPPSAVRRFRNDWYRPDLQAVIVVGDFDQKKMVQEVKEKFSQIPIHKNERKKPSYDVPFQKGTLIKVVTDPEATYSSANLYIKHPMELDTTVGGYREMMMHSLYNSMINARLSEIAQKENPPFVFARSSYGGLVGPVDVYSSMVVTHPGKIPEGLKAVLIENQRVKDYGFTESELKRAKASMMSSMETAYNDRDKRQSISIANEYSRNFLERKEPVPGLDKEYQYYKELMPTITLADVDALAKKWLTPDNRVVIITAPDVKGVPVPTNDDVKKLLAEVDTAKIKPYKDQVSDAPLMPEQPTPGKIVSEKKIPEVNAEEWTLSNGAKVILKKTDFKDDEILFSAYGPGGYSVYSPSDDVSTDFAATIMQMSGLSDFTAPELDKKLAGKVANVDPFIRQITQGFQGSSSKKDVETLMKLVNLYFTHPRVDQSAFNSFMTRMESQLDNRKASPEAAFSDTFRVVASNYSPWVRPLTKQTLKEANFDRIKAIDKDRFSNAGDFKFIFVGNIDFDKMKPLVETYLASLPTTGKTDHWKDLGIRPPKGAVEKKVYKGTEPKSIQYIQFHGKLNYDTKDIVELDALAKILTTRLLESIREDKSSVYYIGAQPSFNKLPEPEYTMTIYYGTAPEKIDTLKTAVFDEIKDLLKNGPSQEEVHKAMEKMLRERETNLRENSYWLSALKSYYLNHDGDFSTFNQFNTEVNALNPKELQKAAKWVWDFNNYISVALLPEKGTKDK